The following are encoded in a window of Paenibacillus polymyxa genomic DNA:
- the carB gene encoding carbamoyl-phosphate synthase large subunit → MPKNTELKKILVIGSGPIVIGQAAEFDYAGTQACQALKEEGVEVVLINSNPATIMTDTNMADKVYIEPITLDFVTQIIRQERPDGLLPTLGGQTGLNMAVELARAGVLERENVKLLGTQLNSIEKAEDRDLFRDLMRELEQPVPESVIVTTLEESLEFANEIGYPIIVRPAYTLGGTGGGICSTEEELRETVSSGLRYSPIGQCLVEKSIAGMKEVEYEVMRDGNDNCIVVCNMENFDPVGVHTGDSIVVAPSQTLSDREYQMLRSASLKIIRALNIEGGCNVQFALDPHSYQYYVIEVNPRVSRSSALASKATGYPIAKMAAKIALGYTLDEIVNPVTGQTYACFEPTLDYIVSKIPRWPFDKFISANRKLGTQMKATGEVMAIGRTFEESIHKAVRSLEIGVHRLHLKGAEQLSDDVLQDRLIKADDERLFLVAEAFRRGWQQQEIQDLTKIDWWFLDKVEGIVKFEAIIAGESELTSETLYQAKRKGFTDRSIAEIRSMGQNDSMITEREVREFRLAQNLRPVYKMVDTCAAEFEATTPYYYSSYEVENEVIPSSKEKVIVLGSGPIRIGQGIEFDYSTVHAVWAIQKAGYEAVIINNNPETVSTDFNTSDRLYFEPLFFEDVMNVIEQEKPIGVIVQFGGQTAINLAAPLSAAGVNILGTSLESIDEAEDRKKFEQLLSRLAIAQPKGNTVTSVDEAVGTAQALGYPVLVRPSYVLGGRAMEIVYSDTELLRYMEEAVKINPEHPVLIDRYMLGKEVEVDAICDGETVLVPGIMEHVERAGVHSGDSIAVYPPQHLSAELKQKIVEITISIAKELKTIGLVNIQFVIHQDEVYVIEVNPRSSRTVPFLSKVTNIPMANLATQAILGGKLKDAGYSEGLWPESNYVSVKVPVFSFAKLRRVEPTLGPEMKSTGEVMGRDIQYAKALYKGLVGAGMKIPSTGAIIITVADKDKEEAVELMQGFYRLGYKIIATGGTAAAMEQANIPVNTINKLSEGNPNILDMIRTGEANFVFNTLTKGKTPERDGFRIRREAVENGIVCMTSLDTVRALLRMLETINFTSESMPVLSK, encoded by the coding sequence ATGCCGAAAAATACAGAACTTAAAAAAATACTTGTGATCGGTTCCGGTCCTATCGTCATTGGTCAGGCAGCAGAATTTGATTACGCTGGTACACAAGCTTGTCAAGCGCTCAAAGAAGAAGGCGTCGAGGTAGTACTGATCAACAGTAATCCGGCAACCATCATGACAGACACCAACATGGCAGACAAAGTATACATCGAGCCGATTACACTTGATTTTGTAACACAGATTATCCGTCAAGAGCGTCCAGATGGGCTGCTTCCTACGCTGGGAGGACAGACAGGTCTGAATATGGCAGTGGAACTGGCTCGCGCCGGAGTGCTGGAGCGTGAAAACGTCAAGCTACTGGGAACTCAACTGAATTCGATAGAAAAAGCCGAAGATCGTGATCTGTTCCGTGATTTGATGCGCGAGTTGGAACAACCTGTACCGGAGAGTGTAATTGTAACAACCTTGGAAGAATCGTTAGAATTTGCCAACGAAATCGGTTATCCAATTATCGTTCGCCCGGCTTATACGCTAGGGGGAACAGGCGGTGGTATCTGTTCCACAGAAGAAGAACTGCGTGAAACCGTCAGCTCTGGCTTAAGATACAGTCCAATCGGACAATGTTTGGTGGAAAAGAGTATCGCAGGTATGAAGGAAGTCGAATATGAGGTCATGCGTGACGGCAATGATAACTGCATCGTTGTCTGTAATATGGAGAACTTTGATCCAGTCGGCGTGCATACTGGCGACAGTATCGTCGTAGCTCCGAGTCAGACGCTGTCAGATCGCGAATACCAGATGCTGCGCTCCGCTTCTCTGAAAATTATCCGCGCCCTCAATATCGAAGGCGGCTGTAATGTACAGTTTGCGCTTGATCCGCACAGCTATCAATACTATGTAATTGAAGTAAACCCGCGCGTAAGTCGCTCCTCGGCACTGGCTTCCAAGGCAACCGGATATCCGATTGCTAAAATGGCTGCCAAAATCGCACTGGGCTACACGTTGGATGAAATTGTGAATCCGGTAACGGGACAAACGTATGCTTGCTTTGAGCCAACACTGGATTACATCGTGAGCAAAATACCACGCTGGCCATTTGACAAATTCATTTCTGCCAACCGCAAGCTGGGCACGCAAATGAAAGCAACGGGTGAAGTCATGGCCATCGGACGCACATTCGAGGAATCCATCCATAAAGCGGTACGGTCGTTGGAAATCGGTGTACACCGTCTGCATCTTAAGGGAGCCGAACAGCTGTCTGATGACGTACTCCAGGATCGCCTGATTAAAGCAGATGATGAGCGGTTGTTCTTGGTAGCCGAGGCGTTCCGTCGCGGCTGGCAGCAGCAGGAGATTCAAGATTTGACGAAAATTGACTGGTGGTTCCTCGATAAGGTAGAGGGAATCGTCAAGTTCGAAGCCATCATCGCTGGAGAGTCTGAGCTGACCTCCGAAACACTCTATCAGGCCAAACGTAAAGGTTTTACTGACCGCTCGATCGCCGAGATTCGCAGTATGGGCCAAAACGACAGTATGATAACCGAGCGTGAGGTACGTGAATTCCGTCTAGCTCAAAACCTGCGTCCGGTCTACAAAATGGTAGATACGTGCGCAGCCGAGTTTGAAGCCACAACTCCGTACTACTACTCCTCTTACGAGGTGGAAAATGAAGTAATTCCATCTAGCAAAGAGAAAGTTATCGTACTCGGCTCTGGACCGATTCGGATCGGGCAAGGGATTGAATTTGATTACTCCACCGTACATGCGGTATGGGCTATTCAAAAAGCGGGCTACGAAGCAGTGATTATCAATAACAACCCGGAGACGGTATCTACGGACTTTAACACATCCGACCGCCTCTACTTTGAACCGCTCTTCTTCGAAGATGTCATGAATGTCATCGAGCAGGAAAAACCGATTGGGGTTATCGTCCAGTTCGGTGGTCAAACGGCCATTAATCTCGCAGCTCCGCTGAGTGCGGCAGGCGTGAATATTTTGGGTACGAGTCTGGAAAGTATTGATGAAGCGGAAGACCGGAAAAAGTTCGAGCAACTTTTGTCTCGTCTGGCTATCGCACAGCCTAAAGGCAACACGGTCACATCGGTAGATGAAGCAGTAGGAACCGCACAGGCGCTAGGCTATCCGGTCCTGGTACGACCATCCTACGTTTTGGGCGGGCGCGCTATGGAAATCGTGTACTCAGATACGGAATTGCTGCGGTACATGGAAGAAGCGGTTAAAATCAATCCAGAGCATCCGGTGCTCATCGACCGTTATATGCTGGGTAAAGAAGTTGAGGTCGACGCCATCTGCGACGGCGAGACAGTATTGGTACCAGGCATTATGGAGCATGTAGAACGGGCCGGGGTTCACTCAGGTGACTCTATCGCGGTGTATCCACCACAGCACTTGTCTGCCGAGTTGAAACAAAAAATTGTGGAAATTACAATCAGCATCGCTAAGGAATTGAAAACGATCGGTCTGGTAAATATCCAGTTTGTTATTCATCAAGACGAGGTGTACGTGATCGAGGTTAATCCTCGCTCCTCGCGGACAGTTCCTTTCTTGAGTAAAGTAACAAATATCCCAATGGCGAATCTGGCTACACAGGCTATTTTGGGCGGTAAGCTTAAAGATGCAGGTTATTCAGAAGGTCTATGGCCTGAAAGTAATTATGTCTCGGTTAAGGTTCCGGTATTCTCCTTTGCCAAACTACGCCGTGTAGAGCCGACGCTGGGCCCGGAAATGAAATCCACAGGTGAAGTTATGGGACGCGACATTCAGTATGCCAAAGCCCTGTACAAAGGACTTGTGGGGGCTGGTATGAAAATTCCATCCACTGGGGCGATCATCATTACAGTGGCGGATAAGGACAAGGAAGAAGCTGTCGAGTTGATGCAGGGCTTTTACAGACTGGGCTATAAAATTATTGCAACAGGTGGAACAGCGGCTGCTATGGAGCAAGCCAACATTCCAGTGAACACGATCAATAAGCTGAGCGAAGGGAACCCGAACATCCTGGATATGATCCGTACGGGTGAAGCCAACTTTGTCTTCAATACGCTGACCAAAGGCAAAACGCCAGAGCGTGATGGATTCCGTATCCGCCGTGAAGCAGTTGAGAATGGCATCGTCTGCATGACCTCATTGGATACAGTACGCGCTTTGCTAAGAATGCTGGAAACAATCAATTTCACATCCGAATCCATGCCAGTCCTGAGCAAATAA
- a CDS encoding helix-turn-helix domain-containing protein produces MKKGRMFYTIFITILVLGVGLVASFGSYIYFTTISSVVERVSNTKQSYMAQIRNSLEQKIQTIEYAFNTYSTTSSFNDVVKNPITEKDFIAYRNVNTQLNYIATMGLEGTEYSLISLDQNWRISNGSLSYLTKTEREKLISTYIDHQEKGLFWVKTDKGIRFVNTLPVFSKKKQAIALSDISLQTLNHTIQTEDHMAVFILNKQGDLMYETQPAEQLLSTQQLQHISEATVKPNNTGMLTLEKTDQQPARQVIYAKSAYNNWTYLTVLDKKEIADAFQTTKFGIIMMGLVLTLLMVVVAYFIAIYFTKPFQQIKRSLPKNPNFAFKNEPSKNEIEWIINSIDNIVTEKESLESLIQSEMPQLETQLILNLFRKRISAEELARKMPRLGYPQIENQMYITLLVQLDNLGDRDPSDKDVLLLAINKIVEETIPEQQRMLPIILNDNTQATILILTGKSEQEMRKQVLDDATLLVRNVKEYLNVSISIGISTVYDNLLESKEACEMSKQALHHRLNLGKESIIFYEDISMVISGPVLLHYPTELESKLFDAIRIGDEEQVYHTVHSLLEEMMIKNNHSMNFEVLLVRFVNNLIQLEQLLGIEVLLTQDNHALYHRLLDIRNPEEIERMLIEQVIFPMVKSMKEKTNQQFRCLSEKIAAIIRAEYDQELSLELIGDRLHYNPNYLSSIFKKEYGTTFSEYLMGYRLQMGKKWLVETDMTIKEIAERLQYHNSQNFIRSFRKKEQVTPGAYRKMKQAN; encoded by the coding sequence ATGAAAAAAGGAAGAATGTTCTACACTATTTTTATTACGATTCTGGTTTTGGGAGTAGGATTGGTGGCCAGTTTTGGCAGCTACATCTATTTTACAACAATTAGCTCCGTTGTGGAGAGAGTTTCCAATACCAAGCAAAGCTACATGGCACAGATCAGAAATAGCCTGGAGCAGAAAATTCAAACGATTGAATATGCTTTTAATACGTATAGCACGACCAGTTCCTTTAATGATGTTGTGAAAAATCCCATTACAGAAAAAGATTTTATAGCGTATCGGAATGTGAATACTCAGCTCAATTATATTGCTACGATGGGATTAGAAGGAACGGAATATTCACTAATCAGTCTGGATCAGAATTGGAGAATCTCCAATGGTAGCCTGTCCTATTTGACGAAAACGGAACGAGAAAAGCTGATTAGTACCTATATCGACCACCAAGAGAAGGGGCTATTCTGGGTTAAAACAGATAAAGGAATTCGTTTTGTGAATACCTTGCCTGTATTCTCTAAGAAGAAGCAAGCCATTGCTTTGTCGGATATTTCGCTGCAAACGTTAAATCATACGATTCAAACCGAGGATCATATGGCTGTTTTTATTTTGAATAAACAAGGCGATTTAATGTATGAAACCCAGCCTGCTGAACAATTATTGTCCACCCAGCAACTTCAGCACATTTCAGAAGCTACAGTGAAGCCGAACAACACAGGTATGTTAACTTTGGAGAAAACGGATCAGCAGCCTGCACGACAAGTCATTTACGCCAAATCTGCCTATAACAATTGGACTTACTTAACGGTATTGGATAAGAAAGAAATTGCGGATGCCTTTCAAACGACCAAATTTGGGATCATTATGATGGGACTTGTATTAACGCTCTTAATGGTGGTGGTGGCGTACTTCATTGCCATTTACTTTACCAAGCCATTTCAGCAAATAAAACGAAGCTTGCCTAAAAACCCTAATTTCGCTTTCAAAAATGAACCTTCTAAAAATGAAATTGAATGGATTATTAATTCCATCGACAACATTGTAACCGAGAAGGAAAGCTTGGAAAGTCTCATTCAGTCCGAAATGCCACAGTTGGAAACCCAATTGATTCTCAACCTGTTCCGCAAACGTATTTCTGCAGAGGAATTGGCACGAAAAATGCCACGCTTGGGTTATCCGCAGATCGAGAATCAAATGTATATTACCTTGTTAGTCCAATTGGATAATCTGGGAGATCGAGATCCCTCGGATAAAGACGTTTTGCTGCTGGCTATTAACAAAATCGTAGAAGAAACGATTCCAGAGCAGCAGCGAATGCTTCCCATCATTTTGAACGATAACACTCAGGCCACCATATTAATTTTGACAGGTAAGAGCGAACAGGAAATGAGAAAGCAAGTCCTAGATGATGCGACCCTTTTAGTTCGAAACGTAAAAGAGTATTTGAATGTATCCATCAGCATCGGCATTAGTACGGTGTATGATAACTTATTAGAAAGTAAAGAAGCCTGTGAGATGAGCAAGCAAGCTTTGCATCACCGTTTAAATTTAGGCAAAGAGTCGATTATTTTTTATGAAGATATTTCCATGGTCATTTCAGGTCCGGTGCTGCTTCATTATCCTACGGAATTGGAATCGAAACTGTTTGATGCCATCCGAATAGGGGACGAAGAGCAGGTATATCATACCGTGCACTCTTTATTGGAGGAAATGATGATAAAAAATAATCATTCCATGAACTTTGAAGTGCTGTTGGTACGGTTTGTGAATAACCTCATCCAATTGGAGCAGCTATTAGGGATTGAAGTGCTGCTGACGCAAGACAATCATGCCTTGTATCATCGTTTGCTGGACATCCGTAACCCGGAAGAGATAGAACGTATGCTAATAGAGCAAGTTATTTTCCCCATGGTTAAAAGCATGAAGGAGAAGACCAACCAGCAATTCCGCTGTCTCTCGGAGAAAATTGCTGCTATTATCCGTGCTGAATATGACCAGGAATTATCATTAGAACTCATTGGAGACCGACTCCATTACAATCCGAATTATTTAAGCAGTATTTTCAAAAAAGAATACGGAACGACGTTTAGTGAATATCTAATGGGCTACCGTTTACAAATGGGCAAAAAGTGGCTCGTTGAGACAGATATGACGATTAAAGAAATCGCCGAGCGACTGCAATATCATAATTCACAAAACTTTATCCGCTCTTTTCGGAAAAAGGAACAGGTTACACCGGGAGCTTACCGAAAGATGAAGCAAGCCAATTAG
- a CDS encoding DUF4352 domain-containing protein produces MKNKAFFSLLCAFIIFIMGLTACGVSSSKDHSLLSKEEFEQMYVNADQFEDRSIDFYGQITNGPKEDRDGIYVQVNADPKNNEKNTFVYGNSFSSFSNAKENDFIHVTGTVIDKYRYRTTYGTYTSAPAISANKIEKSMFIDPTLSTIEVNKSIKQKGYIMTLQKVEFAEEETRIYMAIENKSKNTINYYDFYTKLVQGNKQYEPTTDSVSYTYPALQSEILPGMKTEGILTFSKVDSSTDLTLIAKGSAEDFSIEYNPFKFKISKK; encoded by the coding sequence ATGAAAAATAAAGCTTTTTTCTCTCTTTTGTGTGCTTTTATTATTTTTATAATGGGATTAACAGCATGTGGAGTATCATCAAGTAAAGATCATTCATTATTATCTAAAGAAGAATTTGAACAAATGTACGTCAATGCTGATCAGTTTGAAGACCGCTCTATTGATTTTTATGGACAAATCACTAATGGTCCTAAGGAGGATAGAGATGGGATTTATGTTCAAGTAAATGCTGATCCGAAAAATAATGAAAAAAACACTTTTGTCTACGGCAATAGTTTTTCCAGCTTCTCTAATGCAAAAGAGAATGATTTTATCCACGTAACCGGTACTGTCATTGATAAATATCGCTATAGAACGACCTACGGCACCTACACCTCAGCTCCTGCCATCTCGGCAAATAAAATAGAAAAATCTATGTTTATTGATCCTACATTGAGCACTATAGAAGTAAATAAGTCAATAAAACAAAAGGGCTATATCATGACTCTTCAAAAAGTCGAGTTTGCTGAAGAGGAAACACGGATTTATATGGCAATCGAAAACAAATCTAAAAACACGATAAATTATTATGACTTTTATACTAAATTGGTTCAAGGAAACAAACAATACGAACCAACGACTGATAGTGTAAGTTATACTTATCCTGCGTTACAGTCTGAAATACTACCTGGTATGAAGACAGAAGGAATTCTGACATTCTCAAAAGTTGACTCTTCTACGGACTTAACCTTAATTGCAAAGGGGTCTGCGGAGGATTTTTCCATTGAATATAATCCGTTCAAGTTTAAAATCTCAAAAAAATAG
- a CDS encoding carbohydrate ABC transporter permease has protein sequence MTQPLRKQKLRKKESLGSRIFNIVNSTLLILIALTCLLPFLNIIASSFASTEEVIAKKFILFPVTFSLDAYRYILSTPTIFRGLGVSVGVTIVGTVVSMIFTAFMAYGLSRRYLLGRNTINFIVVFSMLFSGGMIPTFLVVKSMGLINSYWSLILPVAINAFNLIIMRNFFQALPDDLEESAKMDGCNDFGIFFKIMLPLALPSIATISLFYAVAYWNTYMHAILYINDSAKWPIQVLLRQIVIVSSGMQAEGTAVDVIPPAQTIKMAVIVIATVPMLIVYPFVQKHFVKGALLGAVKG, from the coding sequence CTCATTGCCCTCACTTGTCTCTTACCTTTTTTGAATATCATCGCCAGCTCTTTTGCCTCAACCGAAGAAGTGATAGCCAAGAAGTTCATTTTATTCCCAGTTACTTTTTCCTTAGATGCCTACCGCTATATTCTGTCGACTCCCACCATTTTTAGAGGCCTTGGGGTTTCGGTCGGAGTAACGATCGTCGGTACAGTTGTAAGTATGATATTTACTGCTTTTATGGCTTATGGATTATCCCGAAGATATCTACTAGGCCGCAATACGATTAACTTCATTGTCGTGTTTTCTATGTTGTTTAGTGGGGGGATGATTCCGACATTCCTGGTTGTAAAAAGCATGGGGCTTATCAATTCGTACTGGTCCTTGATTCTTCCCGTGGCCATTAATGCGTTTAACCTGATTATCATGCGTAACTTTTTTCAAGCGCTGCCGGATGATCTGGAGGAATCAGCCAAGATGGACGGGTGCAACGATTTTGGTATCTTCTTTAAAATTATGTTGCCATTAGCCCTGCCTTCTATTGCAACCATCTCTCTATTCTACGCTGTTGCCTACTGGAATACGTATATGCACGCCATTCTCTATATCAATGATTCTGCCAAATGGCCGATTCAAGTCTTGCTACGACAAATTGTAATCGTTTCCAGTGGTATGCAGGCAGAAGGAACTGCTGTAGATGTCATCCCGCCTGCGCAGACGATTAAGATGGCGGTCATTGTCATTGCGACCGTTCCGATGTTAATCGTGTATCCATTTGTGCAAAAGCACTTTGTCAAAGGAGCTTTGTTAGGCGCGGTTAAAGGCTAA
- a CDS encoding GDSL-type esterase/lipase family protein: MLHVVSPKEPIIKEEFPSDTSFLFLYPVAVREARPFILVLPGGGYEHLASHEGEPIARWLNDLGIHAGVLEYQVGDFEITSLLEDVEHALQWIRQTPHDWLVIPDQVGLIGFSAGGHLASIVSTIGAVKPDLLLLGYPVISFHEPYTHIGSRTHFLGEEPTLEQVQAFSSDQQVTSQTPQTLMWTTANDGAVPVENSLLFAFSLSREHIPFELHVFEEGRHGLGLSEDNHECHQWLDLAETWLQKHGYAQARQQMTTRLFIAGDSTAAQKGATEKPMTGWGEHLQSYLAPSVHVDNRAVNGRSTKSFIAEGRLADIEKDIQAGDYLFIQFGHNDEKQEDPTRYTDPDGEYRQNLIQYIQSARERGGIPVLLTSVSRRRFTADGEPDPLAVGAYPAAMRKVAAETKTPLLDIFEASQQLYRSMGEKESQQLFMHLPEKAHPNYPAGVTDNTHFSDEGAKQVAQLVAEAIRHCAELSALKQRIVERNLDSDEKLAHQLVN, from the coding sequence ATGTTACATGTTGTTAGTCCTAAAGAACCGATTATAAAAGAAGAATTTCCGTCAGACACTTCTTTTCTCTTCCTATATCCCGTAGCAGTTCGTGAAGCTCGTCCTTTTATATTGGTATTACCTGGCGGTGGCTACGAGCATTTGGCCTCACATGAAGGAGAGCCTATAGCCCGGTGGTTGAATGATCTAGGTATTCATGCGGGTGTGCTGGAGTATCAAGTCGGCGATTTCGAGATTACTTCTTTGTTGGAGGATGTAGAACATGCTCTGCAATGGATTCGCCAAACACCGCATGACTGGCTAGTCATTCCTGATCAAGTGGGACTCATCGGTTTTTCAGCAGGCGGTCACTTGGCCTCCATAGTCTCCACTATAGGGGCAGTAAAGCCAGATCTTCTGTTGTTGGGATACCCTGTAATTTCATTTCATGAGCCTTATACACATATCGGAAGCCGCACACATTTTTTAGGGGAAGAGCCGACGCTGGAGCAGGTTCAAGCCTTTTCATCCGATCAGCAAGTAACTTCACAGACACCTCAAACTTTGATGTGGACTACAGCTAATGATGGCGCTGTACCAGTAGAAAATAGTCTGTTGTTCGCTTTTTCATTATCCAGAGAACATATTCCGTTTGAACTGCATGTATTTGAGGAAGGGCGACACGGCTTGGGACTGTCAGAGGACAATCATGAATGTCATCAATGGCTTGATCTGGCGGAAACCTGGCTTCAAAAACATGGATATGCTCAGGCAAGGCAACAGATGACAACTCGACTGTTTATCGCCGGGGACTCCACTGCAGCTCAAAAAGGGGCTACCGAAAAACCGATGACAGGCTGGGGTGAACACTTGCAAAGCTACTTGGCACCGTCTGTTCATGTGGACAATCGTGCTGTCAATGGACGAAGCACCAAATCTTTTATAGCAGAAGGCCGGTTAGCTGATATTGAAAAAGATATTCAAGCTGGAGATTATCTGTTTATTCAATTTGGACACAACGATGAGAAACAAGAAGACCCCACTCGCTATACCGATCCTGATGGAGAGTATCGTCAAAACTTAATTCAATACATTCAGTCCGCTCGGGAGCGTGGTGGAATTCCAGTGCTATTGACCTCTGTAAGCCGCCGCAGGTTCACCGCAGACGGTGAACCTGATCCGTTGGCTGTAGGAGCCTATCCTGCTGCCATGAGAAAAGTAGCCGCGGAAACCAAGACACCCCTGCTCGATATTTTTGAAGCTTCTCAGCAGCTTTATCGTTCAATGGGTGAAAAAGAGTCACAGCAGCTATTTATGCATTTGCCTGAAAAAGCGCATCCTAATTACCCCGCTGGTGTAACAGATAATACCCATTTTTCTGACGAAGGAGCCAAACAGGTCGCCCAGCTTGTAGCGGAAGCAATTCGTCATTGTGCGGAACTGTCTGCATTAAAACAGCGTATCGTAGAAAGGAATCTAGACAGCGATGAGAAGCTTGCACACCAACTTGTAAACTGA
- the pyrE gene encoding orotate phosphoribosyltransferase gives MTTLNSIPEQIASHLLRIQAVALRPQQPFTWTSGIKSPIYCDNRLTMSYPEVRELIADSFAALIREQYPETEVIAGTATAGIPHAAWVAQKLNLPMAYVRDKAKGHGKENQIEGRISPGQKVMVIEDLISTGGSSIKAAQAVAQAGAQPLAVLAIFSYQLDKATQAFEEAGVELQSLSNYTALMNVALREGTIQEEEMELLRSWRQDPASFGK, from the coding sequence ATGACTACATTGAATAGTATACCCGAGCAAATTGCATCCCATCTGTTACGTATTCAGGCGGTGGCATTGCGCCCGCAGCAGCCTTTTACATGGACATCGGGCATTAAATCGCCAATTTACTGCGACAATCGCCTGACCATGTCCTACCCGGAGGTACGCGAGCTGATCGCAGACTCATTTGCTGCCCTCATTCGTGAGCAATATCCCGAAACCGAAGTCATTGCAGGGACAGCTACAGCAGGGATTCCTCATGCGGCCTGGGTGGCGCAAAAGCTAAATCTGCCAATGGCCTATGTAAGGGACAAAGCTAAAGGACATGGGAAAGAGAACCAAATTGAAGGCCGCATCAGCCCAGGACAAAAGGTTATGGTCATCGAGGATCTCATTTCTACAGGAGGCAGCTCCATTAAAGCAGCACAGGCTGTAGCACAAGCAGGCGCTCAGCCGTTAGCGGTACTAGCCATTTTCAGCTACCAGCTAGACAAAGCGACTCAAGCTTTTGAAGAAGCAGGTGTGGAGCTGCAAAGCTTGTCCAATTATACAGCTCTGATGAATGTTGCCTTGCGTGAAGGAACCATTCAGGAAGAAGAGATGGAACTGCTGCGTTCTTGGCGTCAGGACCCGGCTTCCTTTGGCAAATAA
- the pyrF gene encoding orotidine-5'-phosphate decarboxylase has translation MSFITGKCTRIDVKRGCRTVNGAFQQMAGRLMVALDYPNAQQAEQLIRQLEGIPCYIKVGMQLFYSAGPAFVEQLKSRGYSVFLDLKMHDIPNTVRGGAESITRLGVDMFNVHAAGGVNMMSAAKAGAEAAISADSSLSMPLIIAVTQLTSTDQMTMNKELGIPGTVQDAVVRYAQLTREAGLDGVVASPLEVPAIRAVCGAEFKTITPGIRPAGSATGDQSRVLTPGQAIDQGSSYIVVGRPITAAADPRAAAEHIIEEMIQV, from the coding sequence ATGTCCTTTATCACGGGCAAATGTACCCGAATTGACGTGAAAAGGGGATGTAGAACGGTGAATGGAGCATTTCAGCAGATGGCAGGACGGCTGATGGTTGCGTTAGATTATCCCAATGCACAACAGGCTGAGCAGTTAATTCGGCAGCTAGAGGGGATTCCTTGTTATATAAAAGTAGGTATGCAACTGTTTTATAGTGCAGGGCCAGCTTTTGTAGAACAGCTAAAGTCCAGAGGATACTCCGTATTTCTGGATTTGAAAATGCATGATATCCCTAACACGGTGCGGGGAGGGGCAGAGAGCATTACACGCCTAGGTGTGGATATGTTCAACGTACATGCTGCTGGGGGCGTTAATATGATGTCAGCCGCTAAAGCTGGTGCAGAAGCAGCTATTTCGGCAGACAGCTCGCTTTCCATGCCGCTCATTATTGCAGTCACACAGCTGACCAGCACGGATCAGATGACCATGAATAAGGAGTTAGGTATTCCTGGTACGGTACAGGATGCAGTGGTTCGTTACGCACAACTGACCCGTGAGGCGGGACTGGATGGTGTGGTAGCATCCCCTTTGGAAGTGCCTGCCATTCGTGCTGTGTGTGGAGCAGAATTTAAGACGATAACCCCTGGCATACGCCCGGCAGGTAGTGCTACAGGCGATCAATCACGTGTGCTTACTCCTGGACAAGCCATTGACCAAGGCAGCAGCTACATTGTCGTTGGACGTCCTATCACCGCAGCAGCAGACCCACGCGCCGCAGCGGAACACATTATTGAGGAGATGATACAAGTATGA